Proteins from a single region of Bombus huntii isolate Logan2020A chromosome 2, iyBomHunt1.1, whole genome shotgun sequence:
- the LOC126878356 gene encoding T-complex protein 11-like protein 1 isoform X1: protein MLIYEKLLQSLTSLSSISIAFKCQLFLSADHATTKQLNQKLIMPDRNQKMENNEEQKSNINEASTSVPVDCKSDSHLETEEENAKGQKTPNFVVGGLIGASPPKFVSLEEIINAANGMKNMALAHEIAVDKNFQLQKLEPDDGTIHRKVKEIMHKAFWNLLAEQLDEDPPNYTQALVLLKEIKETLDELVLPHHAKIRENLKEVLDVDLIKQQAENGVLDFHHYAQYVISIMSKVCAPVRDEKIRELSQETHVIEIFKGIMEVLQLMRLDLANFTITMMRPNIVASSIEYEKAKFAEFLKVNTNGLQFTEKWLLRHFDPTNIMSSSSDINAARQLTHCLLTEAYLDLLEWDFSPDAETLMLDQSRLLELRDKTSRLSIIGSVILLVNNTVGAPIHGVSNFKKNIKQHLNVLLDSVHSNKDLETVMPNIVLQVKTDLKTTLHEINAASLSPEIETLLEGQILDLINPEHKIRHLINLRIRQFLQKIILSQSTAPQQVPPGLSSLQEELTAIVAQFLILISHNRSVFGEYYQEIITNALIKKETESNKDMSAIHTMDL from the exons aTGTTAATCTATGAAAAACTTTT ACAAAGTTTGACCTCCTTGTCTTCAATATCTATTGCATTTAAGTGCCAGCTGTTTCTCAGTGCTGATCATGCTACAACAAAACAGTTAAATCAAAAATTAATCATGCCAGATAG GAATCAAAAAATGGAAAACAATGAAGAACAAAAATCCAATATCAATGAAGCTAGCACATCTGTACCTGTAGATTGTAAATCTGATTCTCATCTTGAgacagaagaagaaaatgcaaaggg GCAAAAAACACCAAATTTTGTGGTAGGTGGATTAATAGGAGCATCACCACCAAAATTTGTTTCTCTCGAAGAAATCATAAATGCTGCAAATGGCATGAAAAATATGGCATTAGCACATGAAATTGCGGtggataaaaattttcaattacaaaaacTTGAACCTGATGATGGCACAATTCAtagaaaagtaaaagaaattatGCATAAAGCTTTTTGGAATTTATTAGCAGAGCAATTAGATGAAGATCCTCCAAATTATACACAAGCGTTGGTTCTACTAAAGGAAATTAAAGAA ACATTAGATGAACTAGTATTACCACATCATGCAAAAATTCgagaaaatttaaaagaagTACTTGATGTGGATTTAATTAAACAGCAAGCAGAAAATGGTGTTTTGGACTTCCATCATTATGCACAATATGTGATATCCATTATGAGTAAAGTTTGTGCGCCAGTAAGAGACGAGAAGATTCGAGAACTTAGTCAAGAAACAcatgttattgaaatattcaaaggAATAATGGAAGTACTGCAATTAATGCGACTTGATTTGGCAAATTTTACCATTACTATGATGAGACCAAATATAGTTGCTTCAAGTATTGAATACGAGAAAGCCAAGTTCGCTGAATTCTTAAAAGTTAATACAAATGGTCTACAATTTACAGAAAAATGGTTGTTGAGGCATTTTGATCCAACAAATATTATGAGCAGTTCGTCTGACATTAATGCAGCTCGTCAGCTTACCCATTGTCTTTTAACTGAAGCGTATCTTGATCTTCTAGAATGGGATTTTAGTCCAGATGCAGAA ACTTTGATGCTTGATCAAAGTAGATTACTGGAATTGCGTGATAAGACCAGCAGATTAAGCATTATAGGATCTGTAATATTGCTAGTAAATAATACAGTAGGTGCACCAATTCATGGTGTATCAAActttaaaaagaatattaaacaaCATCTTAATGTGTTGTTAGATTCTGTACATTCAAATAA GGATTTGGAAACTGTAATGCCAAATATTGTATTACAAGTAAAAACAGACCTGAAAACGACATTGCACGAAATTAATGCTGCTTCCTTATCTCCAGAGATAGAAACATTATTAGAAGGACAAATATTGGATCTCATCAATCCAGAACATAAAATAAGGCACCTTATAA ATTTAAGAATTCGgcaatttttacaaaaaataatattatctcAATCTACGGCACCACAACAAGTTCCACCTGGACTTTCATCACTACAAGAAGAATTAACAGCTATAGTAGCTCAATTTTTGATACTTATTTCTCATAATCGAAGTGTATTTGGAGAATATTATCAAGAAATCATTACTAATGCacttattaaaaaagaaactgaAAGTAATAAAGATATGAGTGCAATTCATACCATGGACTTGTAA
- the LOC126878356 gene encoding T-complex protein 11-like protein 1 isoform X4 translates to MENNEEQKSNINEASTSVPVDCKSDSHLETEEENAKGQKTPNFVVGGLIGASPPKFVSLEEIINAANGMKNMALAHEIAVDKNFQLQKLEPDDGTIHRKVKEIMHKAFWNLLAEQLDEDPPNYTQALVLLKEIKETLDELVLPHHAKIRENLKEVLDVDLIKQQAENGVLDFHHYAQYVISIMSKVCAPVRDEKIRELSQETHVIEIFKGIMEVLQLMRLDLANFTITMMRPNIVASSIEYEKAKFAEFLKVNTNGLQFTEKWLLRHFDPTNIMSSSSDINAARQLTHCLLTEAYLDLLEWDFSPDAETLMLDQSRLLELRDKTSRLSIIGSVILLVNNTVGAPIHGVSNFKKNIKQHLNVLLDSVHSNKDLETVMPNIVLQVKTDLKTTLHEINAASLSPEIETLLEGQILDLINPEHKIRHLINLRIRQFLQKIILSQSTAPQQVPPGLSSLQEELTAIVAQFLILISHNRSVFGEYYQEIITNALIKKETESNKDMSAIHTMDL, encoded by the exons ATGGAAAACAATGAAGAACAAAAATCCAATATCAATGAAGCTAGCACATCTGTACCTGTAGATTGTAAATCTGATTCTCATCTTGAgacagaagaagaaaatgcaaaggg GCAAAAAACACCAAATTTTGTGGTAGGTGGATTAATAGGAGCATCACCACCAAAATTTGTTTCTCTCGAAGAAATCATAAATGCTGCAAATGGCATGAAAAATATGGCATTAGCACATGAAATTGCGGtggataaaaattttcaattacaaaaacTTGAACCTGATGATGGCACAATTCAtagaaaagtaaaagaaattatGCATAAAGCTTTTTGGAATTTATTAGCAGAGCAATTAGATGAAGATCCTCCAAATTATACACAAGCGTTGGTTCTACTAAAGGAAATTAAAGAA ACATTAGATGAACTAGTATTACCACATCATGCAAAAATTCgagaaaatttaaaagaagTACTTGATGTGGATTTAATTAAACAGCAAGCAGAAAATGGTGTTTTGGACTTCCATCATTATGCACAATATGTGATATCCATTATGAGTAAAGTTTGTGCGCCAGTAAGAGACGAGAAGATTCGAGAACTTAGTCAAGAAACAcatgttattgaaatattcaaaggAATAATGGAAGTACTGCAATTAATGCGACTTGATTTGGCAAATTTTACCATTACTATGATGAGACCAAATATAGTTGCTTCAAGTATTGAATACGAGAAAGCCAAGTTCGCTGAATTCTTAAAAGTTAATACAAATGGTCTACAATTTACAGAAAAATGGTTGTTGAGGCATTTTGATCCAACAAATATTATGAGCAGTTCGTCTGACATTAATGCAGCTCGTCAGCTTACCCATTGTCTTTTAACTGAAGCGTATCTTGATCTTCTAGAATGGGATTTTAGTCCAGATGCAGAA ACTTTGATGCTTGATCAAAGTAGATTACTGGAATTGCGTGATAAGACCAGCAGATTAAGCATTATAGGATCTGTAATATTGCTAGTAAATAATACAGTAGGTGCACCAATTCATGGTGTATCAAActttaaaaagaatattaaacaaCATCTTAATGTGTTGTTAGATTCTGTACATTCAAATAA GGATTTGGAAACTGTAATGCCAAATATTGTATTACAAGTAAAAACAGACCTGAAAACGACATTGCACGAAATTAATGCTGCTTCCTTATCTCCAGAGATAGAAACATTATTAGAAGGACAAATATTGGATCTCATCAATCCAGAACATAAAATAAGGCACCTTATAA ATTTAAGAATTCGgcaatttttacaaaaaataatattatctcAATCTACGGCACCACAACAAGTTCCACCTGGACTTTCATCACTACAAGAAGAATTAACAGCTATAGTAGCTCAATTTTTGATACTTATTTCTCATAATCGAAGTGTATTTGGAGAATATTATCAAGAAATCATTACTAATGCacttattaaaaaagaaactgaAAGTAATAAAGATATGAGTGCAATTCATACCATGGACTTGTAA
- the LOC126878356 gene encoding T-complex protein 11-like protein 1 isoform X3, with product MPDRNQKMENNEEQKSNINEASTSVPVDCKSDSHLETEEENAKGQKTPNFVVGGLIGASPPKFVSLEEIINAANGMKNMALAHEIAVDKNFQLQKLEPDDGTIHRKVKEIMHKAFWNLLAEQLDEDPPNYTQALVLLKEIKETLDELVLPHHAKIRENLKEVLDVDLIKQQAENGVLDFHHYAQYVISIMSKVCAPVRDEKIRELSQETHVIEIFKGIMEVLQLMRLDLANFTITMMRPNIVASSIEYEKAKFAEFLKVNTNGLQFTEKWLLRHFDPTNIMSSSSDINAARQLTHCLLTEAYLDLLEWDFSPDAETLMLDQSRLLELRDKTSRLSIIGSVILLVNNTVGAPIHGVSNFKKNIKQHLNVLLDSVHSNKDLETVMPNIVLQVKTDLKTTLHEINAASLSPEIETLLEGQILDLINPEHKIRHLINLRIRQFLQKIILSQSTAPQQVPPGLSSLQEELTAIVAQFLILISHNRSVFGEYYQEIITNALIKKETESNKDMSAIHTMDL from the exons ATGCCAGATAG GAATCAAAAAATGGAAAACAATGAAGAACAAAAATCCAATATCAATGAAGCTAGCACATCTGTACCTGTAGATTGTAAATCTGATTCTCATCTTGAgacagaagaagaaaatgcaaaggg GCAAAAAACACCAAATTTTGTGGTAGGTGGATTAATAGGAGCATCACCACCAAAATTTGTTTCTCTCGAAGAAATCATAAATGCTGCAAATGGCATGAAAAATATGGCATTAGCACATGAAATTGCGGtggataaaaattttcaattacaaaaacTTGAACCTGATGATGGCACAATTCAtagaaaagtaaaagaaattatGCATAAAGCTTTTTGGAATTTATTAGCAGAGCAATTAGATGAAGATCCTCCAAATTATACACAAGCGTTGGTTCTACTAAAGGAAATTAAAGAA ACATTAGATGAACTAGTATTACCACATCATGCAAAAATTCgagaaaatttaaaagaagTACTTGATGTGGATTTAATTAAACAGCAAGCAGAAAATGGTGTTTTGGACTTCCATCATTATGCACAATATGTGATATCCATTATGAGTAAAGTTTGTGCGCCAGTAAGAGACGAGAAGATTCGAGAACTTAGTCAAGAAACAcatgttattgaaatattcaaaggAATAATGGAAGTACTGCAATTAATGCGACTTGATTTGGCAAATTTTACCATTACTATGATGAGACCAAATATAGTTGCTTCAAGTATTGAATACGAGAAAGCCAAGTTCGCTGAATTCTTAAAAGTTAATACAAATGGTCTACAATTTACAGAAAAATGGTTGTTGAGGCATTTTGATCCAACAAATATTATGAGCAGTTCGTCTGACATTAATGCAGCTCGTCAGCTTACCCATTGTCTTTTAACTGAAGCGTATCTTGATCTTCTAGAATGGGATTTTAGTCCAGATGCAGAA ACTTTGATGCTTGATCAAAGTAGATTACTGGAATTGCGTGATAAGACCAGCAGATTAAGCATTATAGGATCTGTAATATTGCTAGTAAATAATACAGTAGGTGCACCAATTCATGGTGTATCAAActttaaaaagaatattaaacaaCATCTTAATGTGTTGTTAGATTCTGTACATTCAAATAA GGATTTGGAAACTGTAATGCCAAATATTGTATTACAAGTAAAAACAGACCTGAAAACGACATTGCACGAAATTAATGCTGCTTCCTTATCTCCAGAGATAGAAACATTATTAGAAGGACAAATATTGGATCTCATCAATCCAGAACATAAAATAAGGCACCTTATAA ATTTAAGAATTCGgcaatttttacaaaaaataatattatctcAATCTACGGCACCACAACAAGTTCCACCTGGACTTTCATCACTACAAGAAGAATTAACAGCTATAGTAGCTCAATTTTTGATACTTATTTCTCATAATCGAAGTGTATTTGGAGAATATTATCAAGAAATCATTACTAATGCacttattaaaaaagaaactgaAAGTAATAAAGATATGAGTGCAATTCATACCATGGACTTGTAA
- the LOC126878356 gene encoding T-complex protein 11-like protein 1 isoform X5 — MQRGGLIGASPPKFVSLEEIINAANGMKNMALAHEIAVDKNFQLQKLEPDDGTIHRKVKEIMHKAFWNLLAEQLDEDPPNYTQALVLLKEIKETLDELVLPHHAKIRENLKEVLDVDLIKQQAENGVLDFHHYAQYVISIMSKVCAPVRDEKIRELSQETHVIEIFKGIMEVLQLMRLDLANFTITMMRPNIVASSIEYEKAKFAEFLKVNTNGLQFTEKWLLRHFDPTNIMSSSSDINAARQLTHCLLTEAYLDLLEWDFSPDAETLMLDQSRLLELRDKTSRLSIIGSVILLVNNTVGAPIHGVSNFKKNIKQHLNVLLDSVHSNKDLETVMPNIVLQVKTDLKTTLHEINAASLSPEIETLLEGQILDLINPEHKIRHLINLRIRQFLQKIILSQSTAPQQVPPGLSSLQEELTAIVAQFLILISHNRSVFGEYYQEIITNALIKKETESNKDMSAIHTMDL, encoded by the exons atgcaaaggg GTGGATTAATAGGAGCATCACCACCAAAATTTGTTTCTCTCGAAGAAATCATAAATGCTGCAAATGGCATGAAAAATATGGCATTAGCACATGAAATTGCGGtggataaaaattttcaattacaaaaacTTGAACCTGATGATGGCACAATTCAtagaaaagtaaaagaaattatGCATAAAGCTTTTTGGAATTTATTAGCAGAGCAATTAGATGAAGATCCTCCAAATTATACACAAGCGTTGGTTCTACTAAAGGAAATTAAAGAA ACATTAGATGAACTAGTATTACCACATCATGCAAAAATTCgagaaaatttaaaagaagTACTTGATGTGGATTTAATTAAACAGCAAGCAGAAAATGGTGTTTTGGACTTCCATCATTATGCACAATATGTGATATCCATTATGAGTAAAGTTTGTGCGCCAGTAAGAGACGAGAAGATTCGAGAACTTAGTCAAGAAACAcatgttattgaaatattcaaaggAATAATGGAAGTACTGCAATTAATGCGACTTGATTTGGCAAATTTTACCATTACTATGATGAGACCAAATATAGTTGCTTCAAGTATTGAATACGAGAAAGCCAAGTTCGCTGAATTCTTAAAAGTTAATACAAATGGTCTACAATTTACAGAAAAATGGTTGTTGAGGCATTTTGATCCAACAAATATTATGAGCAGTTCGTCTGACATTAATGCAGCTCGTCAGCTTACCCATTGTCTTTTAACTGAAGCGTATCTTGATCTTCTAGAATGGGATTTTAGTCCAGATGCAGAA ACTTTGATGCTTGATCAAAGTAGATTACTGGAATTGCGTGATAAGACCAGCAGATTAAGCATTATAGGATCTGTAATATTGCTAGTAAATAATACAGTAGGTGCACCAATTCATGGTGTATCAAActttaaaaagaatattaaacaaCATCTTAATGTGTTGTTAGATTCTGTACATTCAAATAA GGATTTGGAAACTGTAATGCCAAATATTGTATTACAAGTAAAAACAGACCTGAAAACGACATTGCACGAAATTAATGCTGCTTCCTTATCTCCAGAGATAGAAACATTATTAGAAGGACAAATATTGGATCTCATCAATCCAGAACATAAAATAAGGCACCTTATAA ATTTAAGAATTCGgcaatttttacaaaaaataatattatctcAATCTACGGCACCACAACAAGTTCCACCTGGACTTTCATCACTACAAGAAGAATTAACAGCTATAGTAGCTCAATTTTTGATACTTATTTCTCATAATCGAAGTGTATTTGGAGAATATTATCAAGAAATCATTACTAATGCacttattaaaaaagaaactgaAAGTAATAAAGATATGAGTGCAATTCATACCATGGACTTGTAA
- the LOC126878356 gene encoding T-complex protein 11-like protein 1 isoform X2, whose amino-acid sequence MLIYEKLLNQKMENNEEQKSNINEASTSVPVDCKSDSHLETEEENAKGQKTPNFVVGGLIGASPPKFVSLEEIINAANGMKNMALAHEIAVDKNFQLQKLEPDDGTIHRKVKEIMHKAFWNLLAEQLDEDPPNYTQALVLLKEIKETLDELVLPHHAKIRENLKEVLDVDLIKQQAENGVLDFHHYAQYVISIMSKVCAPVRDEKIRELSQETHVIEIFKGIMEVLQLMRLDLANFTITMMRPNIVASSIEYEKAKFAEFLKVNTNGLQFTEKWLLRHFDPTNIMSSSSDINAARQLTHCLLTEAYLDLLEWDFSPDAETLMLDQSRLLELRDKTSRLSIIGSVILLVNNTVGAPIHGVSNFKKNIKQHLNVLLDSVHSNKDLETVMPNIVLQVKTDLKTTLHEINAASLSPEIETLLEGQILDLINPEHKIRHLINLRIRQFLQKIILSQSTAPQQVPPGLSSLQEELTAIVAQFLILISHNRSVFGEYYQEIITNALIKKETESNKDMSAIHTMDL is encoded by the exons aTGTTAATCTATGAAAAACTTTT GAATCAAAAAATGGAAAACAATGAAGAACAAAAATCCAATATCAATGAAGCTAGCACATCTGTACCTGTAGATTGTAAATCTGATTCTCATCTTGAgacagaagaagaaaatgcaaaggg GCAAAAAACACCAAATTTTGTGGTAGGTGGATTAATAGGAGCATCACCACCAAAATTTGTTTCTCTCGAAGAAATCATAAATGCTGCAAATGGCATGAAAAATATGGCATTAGCACATGAAATTGCGGtggataaaaattttcaattacaaaaacTTGAACCTGATGATGGCACAATTCAtagaaaagtaaaagaaattatGCATAAAGCTTTTTGGAATTTATTAGCAGAGCAATTAGATGAAGATCCTCCAAATTATACACAAGCGTTGGTTCTACTAAAGGAAATTAAAGAA ACATTAGATGAACTAGTATTACCACATCATGCAAAAATTCgagaaaatttaaaagaagTACTTGATGTGGATTTAATTAAACAGCAAGCAGAAAATGGTGTTTTGGACTTCCATCATTATGCACAATATGTGATATCCATTATGAGTAAAGTTTGTGCGCCAGTAAGAGACGAGAAGATTCGAGAACTTAGTCAAGAAACAcatgttattgaaatattcaaaggAATAATGGAAGTACTGCAATTAATGCGACTTGATTTGGCAAATTTTACCATTACTATGATGAGACCAAATATAGTTGCTTCAAGTATTGAATACGAGAAAGCCAAGTTCGCTGAATTCTTAAAAGTTAATACAAATGGTCTACAATTTACAGAAAAATGGTTGTTGAGGCATTTTGATCCAACAAATATTATGAGCAGTTCGTCTGACATTAATGCAGCTCGTCAGCTTACCCATTGTCTTTTAACTGAAGCGTATCTTGATCTTCTAGAATGGGATTTTAGTCCAGATGCAGAA ACTTTGATGCTTGATCAAAGTAGATTACTGGAATTGCGTGATAAGACCAGCAGATTAAGCATTATAGGATCTGTAATATTGCTAGTAAATAATACAGTAGGTGCACCAATTCATGGTGTATCAAActttaaaaagaatattaaacaaCATCTTAATGTGTTGTTAGATTCTGTACATTCAAATAA GGATTTGGAAACTGTAATGCCAAATATTGTATTACAAGTAAAAACAGACCTGAAAACGACATTGCACGAAATTAATGCTGCTTCCTTATCTCCAGAGATAGAAACATTATTAGAAGGACAAATATTGGATCTCATCAATCCAGAACATAAAATAAGGCACCTTATAA ATTTAAGAATTCGgcaatttttacaaaaaataatattatctcAATCTACGGCACCACAACAAGTTCCACCTGGACTTTCATCACTACAAGAAGAATTAACAGCTATAGTAGCTCAATTTTTGATACTTATTTCTCATAATCGAAGTGTATTTGGAGAATATTATCAAGAAATCATTACTAATGCacttattaaaaaagaaactgaAAGTAATAAAGATATGAGTGCAATTCATACCATGGACTTGTAA
- the LOC126878352 gene encoding apoptosis-inducing factor 1, mitochondrial gives MLSYGRVIGRLPKLTRHSYANHYCRPSKYVGIFSVHNLWYSSNTNDKAFKPPGTTIKPEECVPESSYSKQNRIVPICESHPNASCPPSCYEICGKPDDSKKPNDKKPSSPYWKILATLFIAGVTIYAISSSNWFTMKKTDSQKDVSKRKKNGRRLRRSLEKTKSPPTSSSFPSEIPYLLIGGGTAAFSAFRSIKSRDPRAKVLVITEEEDLPYMRPPLSKELWYNRDRKISAQLLFKQWNGAQRSIFYEPPEFYSDITNLSQSDKGGVAVATGWKVTKIDVPNKTVMLDDGYEIKYDKCLIATGASPKNLPVFESMQDELKDKIVTFRTKEDFLDLEDAVHDPKYKNTVIIGGGFLGSELACSLARNLPENRKVYQVYKEKFIMDQVLPQYLSEWATKKAMLEGVNCIANSEVEDYSYKGGQLSLILSDNRVIDADQVIVAVGVEPNTDLAKASHLETDPEIGGFLVNAELEARSNLWVAGDAACFYDIRLGRRRVEHHDHAVISGRLAGENMTGARKPYLHQSMFWSDLGPEVGYEAIGIVDSSLPTVGVFVKTTKSDASITSVNSSNEITQSSDTKKLNSTQIQSSLEETDKSKCSDNSKISLEEPKKYDDFGKGVVFYLRDDIVVGIVLWNIFNRMSIARQVLARGTKYDDLNEVAKLFTIHDD, from the exons ATGTTAAGCTACGGTAGAGTTATAGGACGATTGCCAAAACTTACAAGACATTCATATGCCAATCACTATTGTCGACCTTCAAAATATGTTG GAATATTTAGTGTTCATAATTTATGGTATAGTAGCAATACAAATGATAAAGCATTTAAACCTCCAGGGACCACCATAAAACCAGAAGAATGTGTACCTGAAAGTAGTTATTCCAAACAAAACAGAATTGTTCCTATATGTGAGTCTCATCCTAATGCATCTTGTCCACCATCTTGTTATGAAATTTGCGGAAAACCAGATGATTCGAAGAAACCAAATGACAAGAAGCCTTCATCGCCATATTGGAAAATATTAGCAACCTTGTTCATAGCAGGAGTTACAATATATGCG ATATCTTCTTCAAATTGGTTTACTATGAAAAAAACAGATTCTCAAAAGGATGTAAGTAAGA GAAAAAAGAATGGAAGGAGACTTAGAAGATCACTTGAAAAAACTAAATCTCCACCTACTTCTAGTTCATTCCCTTCAGAAATACCTTATCTTTTAATAGGAGGTGGAACAGCTGCATTTTCTGCATTTAGGTCTATTAAATCTAGAGATCCTAGAGCTAAG GTTTTAGTAAtaacagaagaagaagatttgCCATATATGAGACCTCCATTATCCAAAGAACTTTGGTAtaatagagatagaaaaataagtGCGCAATTACTTTTTAAGCAATGGAATGGTGCTCAAAGAAG CATATTTTATGAACCACCAGAATTTTATTCAGATATTACTAATTTGAGTCAATCTGATAAAGGTGGTGTGGCTGTAGCCACAGGCTGGAAAGTCACAAAAATTGATGTTCCAAACAAAACTGTGATGCTTGATGATggttatgaaataaaatatgacaAATGTCTTATTGCAACTG gtGCATCACCTAAAAATCTCCCAGTTTTTGAATCAATGCAAGATGAACTTAAGGATAAAATCGTAACCTTCAGAACAAAAGAAGATTTTCTTGATTTAGAAGATGCTGTGCATGATCCTAAGTATAAAAATACAGTTATAATTGGTGGAGGATTTCTTGGTTCGGAACTTGCCTGCTCATTGGCTCGTAATT tacCTGAGAATAGAAAAGTATATCAAGTATATAAAGAGAAATTTATAATGGATCAAGTATTACCACAATACTTAAGCGAATGGGCAACAAAGAAAGCAATGTTAGAAGGTGTTAATTGTATTGCTAATTCTGAAGTAGAAGATTATTCTTATAAAGGTGGACAATTATCACTTATCCTTTCGGATAATCGTGTT ATTGATGCCGATCAAGTGATTGTAGCAGTAGGTGTTGAACCAAATACTGATTTGGCAAAAGCTTCACATTTAGAAACAGATCCTGAAATAGGCGGTTTTCTTGTTAATGCGGAATTAGAAGCAAGGAGTAATCTTTGGGTTGCTGGAGATGCAGCTTGCTTTTATGACATTAGACTTGGTAGAAGAAGAGTAGAACATCATGATCATGCTGTAATCTCAGGAAGATTGGCAGGAGAAAATATGACTGGTGCAA GAAAACCATATCTACATCAATCAATGTTTTGGTCCGACTTAGGACCAGAGGTTGGATATGAAGCAATTGGTATTGTGGATTCATCACTGCCAACTGTAGGAGTTTTTGTAAAAACAACGAAGTCAGATGCTTCGATAACATCTGTTAATAGTTCAAATGAAATCACACAATCTTCAGATACGAAG AAATTGAATTCAACACAAATACAATCAAGCTTAGAAGAAACAGATAAATCAAAATGTTCCGATAATTCAAAAATCTCACTGGAGGAACCTAAAAAATATGACGATTTTGGAAAAGGAGTCGTTTTTTATTTACGTGATGATATTGTGGTTGGCATAGTTCTTTGGAACATCTTTAATCGGATGTCTATTGCTAGACAG GTGCTTGCAAGAGGCACAAAATATGATGATTTAAATGAAGTAGCAAAACTGTTCACTATTCATGATGACTGA